The following are encoded in a window of bacterium SCSIO 12643 genomic DNA:
- a CDS encoding aldehyde dehydrogenase, translated as MQKIQNYINGELIAPSSDLYIDNIEPATGQVYSLIPDSDERDIELAVKAAKDAFESWGSKPKEFRSNVMLKVAQLIEERLPELAAAESRDNGKPLKLATAVDIPRARDNFHFFATGILHFASESHEMEGVAMNYTTRHPLGVVGCISPWNLPLYLFTWKIAPALAAGNCVVAKPSEVTPMTAYLLSEICIEAGMPPGVLNIVHGLGHKVGEAISQNDHIKAISFTGGTKTGAHIASIAAPKFKKLSLELGGKNPNIIFADADFDEALKTTVRSSFANQGQICLCGSRIFVERPIYEKFRDAFVERVQNMKVSYPNDPDAKLGAVVSKPHMEKVLSYIELAKEEGGKVLAGGHQVQMNGEYADGYYIAPTIIEGLAYTCRTNQEEIFGPVVTITPFDTEDEVLMMANSVEYGLSSTIWTENLKRAHRVASKVEAGIVWINCWLVRDLRTPFGGVKNSGVGREGGFEALKFFTEPKNVCIKF; from the coding sequence ATGCAAAAAATTCAAAATTATATTAATGGTGAACTCATAGCTCCAAGCAGTGATTTATATATTGATAATATTGAACCTGCTACCGGACAAGTCTATTCACTCATTCCGGATTCTGATGAACGTGATATCGAATTGGCCGTAAAAGCTGCAAAAGATGCGTTTGAATCGTGGGGATCTAAACCAAAAGAATTTAGATCCAATGTAATGCTAAAAGTAGCACAACTCATTGAAGAAAGACTTCCCGAATTGGCTGCTGCGGAAAGTAGAGATAATGGGAAACCTTTAAAACTGGCGACTGCAGTAGATATTCCTCGCGCCAGAGATAACTTTCACTTTTTTGCTACCGGTATATTACACTTTGCATCTGAATCGCATGAAATGGAAGGCGTGGCAATGAACTATACCACCAGACATCCTTTAGGAGTTGTAGGATGTATTTCTCCCTGGAATCTACCACTATATCTATTTACCTGGAAAATTGCTCCGGCCCTGGCTGCCGGAAACTGTGTGGTTGCCAAACCATCTGAAGTAACTCCGATGACAGCTTATCTGCTTTCAGAAATTTGTATTGAAGCCGGAATGCCTCCAGGTGTTTTAAACATTGTACATGGTTTAGGACATAAAGTTGGAGAAGCAATTTCACAAAACGATCATATCAAAGCTATCAGTTTTACTGGTGGGACTAAAACCGGAGCACATATTGCATCCATAGCAGCTCCAAAATTCAAAAAACTATCTTTAGAATTAGGAGGAAAAAATCCAAATATCATTTTTGCTGATGCAGACTTTGACGAAGCATTAAAAACTACAGTTCGCTCTTCATTTGCGAACCAGGGACAAATTTGTTTATGTGGATCGAGAATTTTTGTAGAAAGACCGATCTATGAAAAATTCAGAGATGCTTTTGTAGAACGTGTTCAAAATATGAAAGTAAGTTACCCGAATGATCCGGATGCCAAATTAGGCGCAGTAGTATCAAAACCACATATGGAAAAGGTACTTTCTTACATCGAACTTGCAAAAGAAGAAGGTGGTAAAGTATTGGCTGGAGGACATCAGGTTCAAATGAACGGAGAATATGCGGATGGTTATTATATCGCACCAACGATTATCGAAGGTTTGGCCTACACCTGTAGAACCAATCAAGAAGAAATTTTTGGGCCGGTCGTTACCATTACTCCATTTGACACCGAAGATGAAGTGTTGATGATGGCCAACAGTGTAGAATACGGATTATCTTCTACCATTTGGACAGAAAATCTCAAACGTGCACATCGCGTAGCTAGCAAAGTAGAAGCGGGAATCGTGTGGATCAATTGCTGGTTAGTACGCGATTTAAGAACTCCATTTGGTGGCGTTAAGAATTCTGGAGTAGGTCGAGAAGGTGGTTTTGAAGCCCTGAAATTTTTCACAGAACCTAAAAATGTTTGTATTAAATTTTAA
- a CDS encoding NAD-dependent epimerase/dehydratase family protein yields the protein MEGNILVIGALGQVGSELVETLRAKYGASSVIAADIKDEGGTGIYEKLDVLDDAALRQIIEKHQIRNVFNLAALLSATAEKHLEYAWKLNMDGHFNILNIAKEGKLDKIFWPSSIAVFGPTTPKQNTPQDTVMDPNTVYGISKQAGERWNEYYFEKFGVDVRSVRYPGLIGWKSLPGGGTTDYAVDIFYHARKTNSYECFLNKNASLPMMMMEDAVRATIEIMEAPSENIKVRSSYNLSAASFSPAELANEIAEQKEGFTISYKPDERDAIAASWPQSIDDAPARADWGWKHQYGTTELVTEMLAHI from the coding sequence ATGGAAGGGAATATACTGGTTATTGGCGCTTTAGGTCAAGTAGGAAGTGAACTTGTGGAAACCTTGAGAGCTAAATATGGAGCATCTTCTGTGATCGCTGCAGATATTAAAGATGAAGGAGGAACCGGAATCTATGAAAAACTAGATGTTTTAGATGACGCTGCTCTTCGCCAGATTATAGAGAAGCATCAAATTCGAAATGTATTTAATCTTGCCGCATTGCTATCTGCTACTGCTGAAAAGCATCTGGAATATGCTTGGAAATTAAATATGGATGGTCATTTCAATATTTTAAACATTGCCAAGGAAGGCAAATTAGATAAAATCTTCTGGCCAAGCTCTATTGCTGTTTTCGGGCCTACAACACCAAAACAAAATACGCCACAGGATACTGTGATGGATCCAAATACCGTATATGGAATTTCTAAACAAGCTGGAGAGCGTTGGAACGAGTATTATTTTGAGAAGTTTGGTGTTGATGTACGTAGTGTACGTTACCCTGGACTTATCGGATGGAAATCTCTTCCTGGAGGGGGAACAACCGATTATGCTGTAGATATTTTTTATCATGCACGCAAAACCAACTCATATGAGTGTTTTTTGAATAAAAATGCGAGTTTACCTATGATGATGATGGAAGATGCGGTTAGAGCTACTATTGAAATCATGGAGGCACCTTCTGAAAATATCAAAGTCAGATCAAGTTATAATTTATCGGCAGCTTCATTTTCTCCTGCGGAATTGGCCAATGAAATTGCTGAGCAAAAAGAGGGTTTTACGATTTCTTATAAACCGGATGAAAGAGATGCTATTGCTGCATCATGGCCACAAAGCATTGATGACGCTCCTGCGCGTGCCGACTGGGGGTGGAAACATCAATATGGCACCACAGAATTAGTAACAGAAATGTTGGCTCATATTTAA
- a CDS encoding efflux RND transporter permease subunit, translating to MSNQEEKKQVKPFGITAMSIKNRTTVMVLTLIIFLAGLGAYNSMPKEAFPEIVMPEIYISTIYPGNSPLDIEKLITRPIEKEVKGITGIDEITSSSLQGVSSIKIKFDFSVTPEQALRKVKDKVDVAMADPDFPSDLPADPNVFDMNFSELMPILNINLSGDFSLDMLNEYAEYLEDKIEDIPQINEVDIRGINDKEVKVELDLLKMEATKINFQNVEDAINFENMTVSGGNVLIDGFKRSIRVVGEFSDWHDIQDIIVGRENGNIVYLRDIGTVSFGEKEKESYAREYMKSVVSLDVKKRGGENLIEASAAINEVIKEAQKNYLPEGLNITITNDQTDQTKDQLNELENSILFGMVLVIAVLLFFLGLRNALFVGVAIPLSMLLSFLILSSLGVTLNIMVLFSLVLALGMLVDNGIVVVENIYRLMDEGLPPAKAALEGASEVAWPIIASTATTLAAFVPLALWPGMMGEFMRYLPITLMIVLSSSLFVALVINPVLTTLFMKIHEEDVVFSRKALMISYLGLAVAFLLGLLPGMTANNVEFQVGDIVGLISFLRGLSYVIVSGVLLFVMSRMMFLSVDTDKKRILIPNLIFMGISLVYHFTGQTVSANFIGITATFLIVNAYLIYPASIWFKDAFMPRLEVIYDRFIRFALRGRNAYKFLGGTFGMLILSIVFLIAFMPKVLFFPNNEPKYLNIFIEKPIGTDIEETNKLTMDLEKKVLNAIKKYEEVNPATGKVENYLVSSVIAQVGKGTSDPAQGFTAGSTPNKARITVSFVKYTERHKFTDKELINTNDVLSDFREMFKGIPGVKITVDKDANGPPTGAPINIEITGDDYEQLITEANKVKTFINNANIGGIEELKLDVDQGKPEMPIKIDRDKARRLGVSTAQIGGALRTSLFGKEVSTYKDGEDDYPINIRSAKIFRDNPDALINQRITFKNMNNGKIIQIPISSLIDVQKTSTFSAVKRKDLNRIITISSNVLEGYNPTEVVNEIKATLNSYDFPAENTYKFTGQQEEQAKEMAFLSNALLIAFLLIIFIIVLQFNATSTPVIIGTSVLFSLIGVLLGLVIFQMDFVVIMTMIGIISLAGIVVNNAIVLIDYTNIIVDRKKKEQGLSLDEKLPFADFVEAIEEGGKTRLRPVLLTAITTVLGLLPLAVGLNVDFFGFFTELDPHIYVGGENVQFWGPMSWTIIFGLTFATFLTLVIVPVMYFIVNRLKYRIANAL from the coding sequence ATGAGTAATCAAGAAGAAAAGAAACAGGTAAAACCGTTCGGTATTACCGCGATGTCAATCAAGAACCGTACAACGGTGATGGTATTGACTCTGATTATCTTTTTGGCAGGGTTAGGAGCGTATAACTCTATGCCAAAAGAAGCATTTCCGGAAATTGTAATGCCGGAGATATACATTAGTACAATCTACCCGGGGAATAGTCCATTGGATATTGAGAAACTAATTACCCGTCCGATTGAGAAAGAAGTAAAAGGGATTACCGGAATAGATGAAATTACATCTTCTTCATTGCAAGGTGTTTCTTCAATTAAGATTAAGTTCGATTTTAGTGTAACTCCTGAGCAAGCGTTGCGAAAAGTGAAGGATAAAGTGGATGTGGCTATGGCCGACCCTGATTTCCCTTCTGATTTACCTGCGGATCCAAATGTGTTTGATATGAACTTCTCGGAGTTGATGCCGATTTTGAATATCAATCTATCCGGAGATTTCTCATTAGATATGCTAAACGAATATGCGGAGTATCTGGAGGATAAAATTGAAGACATCCCACAGATTAACGAAGTAGATATTCGAGGAATCAATGATAAGGAGGTTAAAGTAGAGTTGGATCTGCTAAAAATGGAAGCAACCAAGATCAATTTCCAAAATGTAGAGGATGCGATCAACTTTGAAAATATGACTGTTTCTGGTGGTAATGTACTTATCGATGGGTTTAAGCGTTCGATCCGTGTGGTAGGCGAATTTAGTGATTGGCATGACATTCAGGATATTATCGTAGGAAGAGAAAATGGAAACATTGTTTATCTACGTGATATAGGAACAGTTTCTTTCGGTGAGAAAGAGAAAGAAAGTTATGCACGTGAGTATATGAAATCTGTGGTGAGTTTGGATGTGAAGAAGCGTGGAGGAGAAAACTTAATTGAAGCATCTGCAGCAATTAACGAGGTGATTAAAGAAGCACAGAAAAACTACCTTCCTGAAGGATTGAATATTACCATTACGAATGATCAAACAGATCAAACAAAAGACCAGTTGAATGAGTTAGAGAATTCAATCTTATTCGGAATGGTACTGGTAATTGCTGTATTGTTATTCTTCTTAGGTCTGCGTAATGCTCTATTCGTTGGGGTAGCGATTCCATTATCGATGTTATTGTCGTTCTTAATTCTAAGTTCTTTAGGAGTGACCCTAAACATTATGGTATTGTTCTCTCTGGTGTTGGCATTAGGTATGTTGGTGGATAACGGTATTGTGGTAGTTGAAAATATCTATCGTTTGATGGATGAAGGATTACCACCAGCCAAAGCGGCATTAGAAGGAGCAAGTGAAGTGGCGTGGCCGATTATTGCATCTACAGCAACTACTTTAGCCGCATTCGTTCCATTGGCATTGTGGCCGGGAATGATGGGTGAGTTTATGCGTTACTTACCGATTACCCTTATGATTGTACTGAGTTCTTCATTGTTTGTGGCATTGGTCATTAATCCTGTGTTAACGACTTTATTTATGAAAATTCATGAAGAAGATGTGGTATTCTCCAGAAAAGCGTTAATGATATCATACCTTGGGTTGGCTGTAGCATTCTTATTAGGATTACTTCCTGGGATGACTGCAAATAACGTAGAATTTCAAGTAGGTGATATTGTTGGTTTAATTTCCTTTTTACGAGGATTATCATATGTGATCGTTTCAGGAGTCTTATTGTTTGTTATGAGTCGTATGATGTTCTTATCAGTGGATACAGATAAGAAACGAATTTTAATACCTAATTTGATTTTCATGGGAATTTCCCTTGTATATCATTTTACAGGTCAAACGGTAAGTGCGAACTTTATTGGTATTACCGCAACATTCTTAATTGTAAATGCTTATTTGATTTATCCGGCTAGTATTTGGTTTAAAGATGCGTTTATGCCAAGATTAGAGGTGATCTATGATAGATTTATCCGATTCGCATTAAGAGGTAGAAATGCATACAAATTCTTAGGAGGTACATTTGGTATGTTGATCTTATCGATCGTATTCCTGATTGCGTTTATGCCTAAGGTGTTGTTTTTCCCAAACAATGAACCGAAGTATCTCAACATCTTTATTGAAAAACCTATTGGGACTGATATTGAAGAAACCAATAAGTTGACCATGGATTTAGAGAAGAAGGTATTGAATGCGATTAAGAAGTATGAGGAAGTAAATCCAGCAACTGGAAAAGTGGAAAACTATCTGGTATCTTCTGTGATTGCACAAGTAGGAAAAGGGACTTCTGATCCGGCTCAAGGATTTACCGCTGGCTCAACTCCTAATAAAGCAAGAATTACGGTTTCGTTTGTCAAATATACCGAGCGTCATAAGTTTACAGATAAGGAACTGATTAATACCAATGATGTATTATCTGACTTTAGAGAAATGTTTAAAGGCATACCAGGAGTAAAAATTACTGTTGATAAAGATGCGAATGGACCGCCTACTGGGGCACCAATTAACATTGAAATTACAGGTGACGATTATGAACAATTAATCACTGAAGCCAATAAAGTGAAGACATTTATCAATAACGCCAACATTGGAGGTATTGAAGAGTTGAAACTGGATGTGGATCAGGGGAAACCTGAAATGCCAATTAAGATTGATAGAGATAAAGCAAGAAGATTAGGGGTATCTACCGCACAAATTGGGGGCGCTTTAAGAACATCGCTTTTCGGTAAGGAAGTATCTACGTATAAAGATGGAGAGGATGATTATCCGATCAATATCAGATCTGCTAAGATATTCCGTGATAATCCGGATGCGTTGATCAATCAGAGAATTACGTTTAAGAATATGAATAACGGTAAGATCATTCAAATTCCAATTTCATCTTTGATTGATGTGCAAAAGACATCAACGTTTAGTGCAGTGAAACGTAAGGATTTGAATAGAATTATTACTATTTCTTCTAATGTTCTTGAAGGGTACAATCCAACGGAAGTGGTAAATGAAATTAAAGCGACTTTAAATTCATACGATTTCCCAGCAGAGAATACCTATAAGTTTACTGGGCAACAAGAGGAACAGGCTAAGGAGATGGCATTCTTGAGTAATGCACTTTTAATTGCATTTTTATTGATAATCTTCATCATTGTTCTTCAATTTAATGCGACTTCAACTCCTGTGATTATCGGTACTTCTGTATTGTTCTCATTGATTGGGGTATTATTGGGTCTGGTAATCTTCCAAATGGATTTCGTTGTGATCATGACCATGATTGGTATCATTTCACTGGCCGGAATTGTGGTAAACAATGCGATTGTATTGATAGATTATACCAATATTATCGTGGATCGTAAGAAGAAAGAGCAAGGATTGTCTTTAGATGAGAAATTACCTTTTGCTGATTTCGTTGAAGCGATTGAAGAAGGTGGTAAAACGCGTTTACGTCCGGTATTGTTGACAGCAATTACCACAGTATTGGGATTATTACCATTAGCGGTTGGATTGAACGTGGACTTCTTTGGATTCTTTACGGAGTTAGATCCACATATCTATGTAGGTGGTGAGAACGTACAATTCTGGGGACCTATGTCATGGACAATTATCTTCGGATTGACGTTTGCGACTTTCTTGACATTAGTCATTGTACCTGTAATGTACTTTATCGTAAATAGATTGAAATATCGTATTGCAAATGCGTTATAG
- a CDS encoding efflux RND transporter periplasmic adaptor subunit, translated as MKKLIYISLAFVAASCASKTTEDYLTELNTKRDSIKAEYRTLGAELAKIEAQITALDTTRKVVNVTARKADRTTFRHFFKIYGSIQTDNNTLVYPSAQGEITRVFVEEGQPVSKGQTLYAIDSEILRKSMDEVKVQIELAKDVYNKQEKLWKQNIGSEMDYLRAKNNLDALNTKKETLKAQISKTNVTAPFSGTIDEIMIKNGQLVSPGVATMRIVNLDKVYLKADVPEGYIKTIGRGTPVNVTFPSINESVKTNINETGRFINPANRTFTARINLENQNNKLYPNLLGMLEIQDYQQDSALVIPARLIQENAQGDSYIFTVKTEGDATYSILKPIEVGMTYNGVTEVLSGLHDQDMIIDKGSRSVSDNQLIRVTK; from the coding sequence ATGAAAAAATTAATATATATATCCTTAGCTTTTGTAGCCGCATCATGTGCGTCTAAGACTACCGAAGACTATCTAACGGAATTGAATACAAAGCGAGATAGTATTAAGGCTGAATATAGAACTTTAGGAGCAGAATTGGCTAAAATTGAAGCGCAAATCACGGCTCTGGATACCACGAGAAAAGTGGTGAATGTAACTGCAAGAAAAGCAGATAGAACTACATTCCGTCACTTTTTCAAGATTTACGGATCTATTCAAACGGATAACAACACTTTGGTATACCCATCAGCTCAAGGCGAGATCACCAGAGTTTTTGTAGAAGAAGGTCAACCAGTAAGTAAAGGTCAGACTTTATATGCTATTGATTCGGAAATCTTAAGAAAGAGTATGGACGAAGTAAAGGTTCAGATCGAATTGGCTAAAGATGTTTACAACAAACAAGAGAAACTTTGGAAACAAAACATTGGTTCTGAAATGGATTACTTGAGAGCCAAAAACAATTTGGATGCTTTGAACACGAAAAAAGAAACTTTAAAAGCACAAATTAGTAAGACGAATGTTACAGCACCATTTTCTGGAACCATTGATGAAATCATGATTAAAAATGGTCAATTGGTAAGCCCTGGAGTGGCAACCATGCGTATTGTAAATTTGGATAAAGTTTACTTGAAAGCAGACGTTCCGGAAGGGTATATTAAAACAATTGGAAGAGGAACTCCGGTAAACGTGACGTTCCCGTCTATTAATGAGTCGGTAAAAACAAATATTAATGAGACCGGTAGATTTATTAACCCTGCGAACAGAACATTTACCGCGAGAATTAATCTGGAAAATCAAAACAATAAATTGTATCCGAATCTATTGGGGATGTTAGAGATTCAAGATTACCAACAAGATTCAGCTTTAGTAATTCCTGCACGTTTGATTCAGGAAAATGCACAGGGAGATAGTTATATTTTCACAGTGAAAACAGAAGGAGATGCGACTTATTCCATCCTGAAGCCTATTGAAGTAGGGATGACTTATAATGGAGTGACTGAAGTACTTTCCGGATTACATGATCAGGATATGATTATTGATAAAGGATCGAGAAGTGTAAGTGATAATCAATTAATTAGAGTGACTAAATAA
- a CDS encoding TolC family protein: protein MNKIKQISVFVALLTILSIGSVYGQAEQLEFSLEQARTYAVEHSYSTRKAVLDQAMAEKKLKETTAIGLPQISATADFKNFLEIPTSLAPDFTNPSSGELVPIQFGTDYNVGGTLQLNQLLFNGSYIVGLQAAKVYRDMSEKMVIKSEREIKDEVTIAYGNAIVSRENYETLKGNKDYLEKTLTETQALYQSGFAKEQDVDQLRILVQTAEIEFNRADRLREISDNLLKFKMGIPSTTTIVLTDSLDKIVNYGNDSSIVNQAFDVNAHIDYKIALNNQDLQQLNLKNTKVAFLPTLNGFFQYQQNYQFNDLSLKSEYWFPTSVWGLQMNIPIFSSGQRWYAMQQADLDWQKSQIDTRQAEEGLMVEFLTKKSEYQFAIDQYKNSKDNLDLVQKVVNKETIKYQEGMSSSLNLANAQIQFFQIQGAYIQSIMQMINARSAMDRILSNY from the coding sequence ATGAATAAAATTAAACAAATCAGTGTGTTTGTCGCACTACTTACCATTTTGAGTATAGGTAGTGTGTACGGACAAGCTGAACAGCTTGAATTCTCATTAGAACAAGCTAGAACTTACGCGGTAGAGCATAGTTATAGCACGCGTAAAGCTGTTTTAGATCAGGCCATGGCTGAGAAGAAATTAAAGGAAACAACCGCTATTGGTTTACCACAAATTTCTGCTACGGCTGATTTTAAAAACTTCCTGGAAATTCCAACATCTTTAGCTCCGGATTTTACTAATCCAAGTAGCGGGGAATTGGTTCCAATCCAATTTGGTACAGATTACAATGTAGGAGGTACTTTACAATTGAACCAGTTATTATTTAATGGTTCTTATATTGTTGGATTACAGGCTGCGAAGGTGTATCGTGATATGAGCGAGAAAATGGTGATAAAATCTGAGCGTGAAATCAAGGATGAAGTGACCATTGCATATGGTAATGCCATTGTTTCAAGAGAAAACTATGAGACCTTAAAAGGGAATAAGGACTATCTTGAAAAAACATTGACTGAGACCCAGGCTTTATATCAAAGTGGTTTTGCAAAAGAGCAGGATGTAGACCAGTTAAGAATTTTAGTGCAAACGGCAGAAATTGAATTCAACAGAGCTGACCGTTTACGTGAGATTTCTGACAATCTTTTAAAGTTTAAAATGGGTATTCCATCAACAACTACTATTGTATTAACCGATAGTCTGGATAAGATTGTGAATTATGGAAATGATTCTTCAATTGTGAATCAGGCGTTTGATGTAAATGCACATATCGATTACAAAATCGCTTTAAACAATCAGGACTTACAACAGTTGAATTTGAAGAATACCAAAGTGGCATTTTTGCCAACTTTGAATGGTTTTTTCCAGTATCAACAAAACTACCAGTTTAATGATCTTTCATTAAAGAGTGAATATTGGTTCCCAACTTCTGTATGGGGATTACAAATGAATATTCCAATCTTTAGTAGTGGTCAACGCTGGTACGCGATGCAGCAAGCTGATTTGGACTGGCAAAAATCTCAAATTGATACCAGACAAGCTGAAGAAGGTTTAATGGTAGAGTTCTTGACTAAAAAGTCGGAGTATCAATTTGCTATTGATCAATATAAAAATTCGAAAGACAATCTGGATTTGGTGCAAAAGGTGGTAAATAAAGAAACCATAAAGTATCAGGAAGGAATGTCCTCCTCATTGAATTTAGCTAACGCACAAATACAATTTTTCCAAATCCAGGGAGCCTACATACAGTCTATCATGCAAATGATTAATGCACGTTCGGCAATGGATAGAATTTTAAGCAATTACTAA